The following are from one region of the Desulfuromonas acetexigens genome:
- a CDS encoding transglutaminaseTgpA domain-containing protein, giving the protein MVRISTLLDLLAALVSLAGVAPLYPFLDGGARLLFPLALLAGLLRSRWPGLVLPTIPATLTALAVLVYYLPQVSRVSLVEPAVNVLVLLLCLRLVTERSGRNYLQLFVLAILALAGSSLLTLELGYLFYLVVQVTLVTVGLVLLSFHGEDPELRLDRRPLRQVLAVALLLPAASLVLMLGFFVILPRTEQPLWHFLNPPASAEVGFSDQVRPGHYAEMSATGDIAFRVAGPQLPMAQRYWRTIVLNALNGQTWVRETPPSGAITKVVGDGRVELEFFAAPRQGRYLPTLDLPLALSQVRSRELGEGVYATHRTSDRQIRYRQQAVPDGVLMERGRIDRDFYLRPPTLVSPRVAAVAEEIAGEGGDVAARVAALEGFFLRQDLQYATSDLPEGEDPVDAFLFEKKRGYCEYFASAFAQLARLSGVPARLVGGYYGGEYNAFGGYYSVAEATAHVWVEVLHEDGRWQRLDPTRLAANAAGDFLGARSRGPGLARRLADGIDYFWTQAVITYDFGRQWEAVKGVRDQLRGRTTPSAADSESRPSGAPLAWALVLAALAWGGWRLWRRGTSREERLLRKFLRRTAKRHGLAAIPDSVGLHELAERLDDPLAREFAELYGGAIYRDRKLEEGEYRRLREIVREMRKDRLKTED; this is encoded by the coding sequence ATGGTCAGGATTAGCACCCTTCTCGATCTCCTCGCGGCGCTCGTCAGCCTGGCCGGGGTCGCCCCCCTCTACCCCTTTCTCGACGGCGGGGCGCGCCTCCTCTTTCCCCTCGCCCTGCTCGCCGGACTACTGCGCAGTCGGTGGCCCGGCCTCGTCCTGCCGACGATACCGGCGACTCTGACAGCCCTGGCCGTTCTCGTCTACTATCTCCCCCAGGTCAGCCGTGTCAGTCTGGTCGAACCGGCGGTCAACGTCCTCGTCCTGCTCCTTTGCCTGCGGCTGGTTACCGAACGCAGCGGGCGCAACTATCTGCAACTCTTCGTCCTGGCGATCCTCGCTCTGGCCGGTTCCTCGCTCCTTACCCTCGAACTCGGCTATCTTTTCTATCTGGTGGTGCAGGTGACGCTGGTCACCGTCGGCCTCGTCCTCCTCAGCTTTCACGGCGAGGACCCCGAACTGCGCCTCGATCGCCGTCCCCTGCGTCAGGTGCTGGCCGTCGCCCTGCTGCTGCCGGCGGCCTCCCTGGTGCTGATGCTCGGCTTTTTCGTCATTCTGCCCCGCACCGAACAGCCCCTCTGGCACTTTCTCAATCCCCCCGCCAGCGCCGAGGTCGGCTTCAGCGATCAGGTCCGTCCCGGCCATTACGCCGAAATGTCAGCCACCGGCGACATTGCCTTCCGCGTCGCCGGCCCGCAACTGCCGATGGCGCAGCGCTACTGGCGGACCATCGTTCTCAACGCCCTGAACGGGCAGACCTGGGTGCGGGAAACGCCCCCTTCCGGCGCCATAACGAAGGTGGTTGGCGACGGGCGGGTGGAACTGGAATTCTTCGCCGCCCCCCGTCAGGGGCGCTATCTGCCGACCCTCGACCTGCCCCTGGCCCTTTCGCAAGTACGTTCCCGGGAGCTGGGGGAGGGGGTCTACGCGACCCATCGCACCAGCGACCGGCAGATCCGCTACCGGCAACAGGCCGTTCCCGACGGGGTGCTGATGGAGCGGGGACGGATCGACCGCGACTTCTACCTGCGCCCGCCGACACTGGTTTCGCCACGGGTCGCCGCCGTCGCCGAAGAGATCGCCGGTGAGGGGGGGGATGTCGCCGCTCGGGTCGCCGCCCTTGAAGGCTTCTTCCTGCGGCAGGATCTCCAGTACGCGACCAGCGATCTGCCCGAAGGAGAGGATCCGGTCGATGCCTTTCTCTTCGAGAAAAAACGCGGCTACTGCGAATATTTCGCCTCGGCCTTCGCCCAACTGGCGCGCCTTTCCGGGGTTCCGGCGCGGCTGGTGGGGGGCTATTACGGCGGCGAGTACAATGCCTTCGGCGGCTACTATTCGGTCGCGGAGGCCACCGCCCACGTCTGGGTCGAGGTGCTGCACGAGGACGGCCGCTGGCAGCGGCTTGATCCCACCCGCCTGGCCGCCAACGCCGCCGGCGACTTTCTCGGCGCTCGTTCGCGGGGCCCCGGTCTGGCCCGCCGCCTGGCCGATGGTATCGACTACTTCTGGACCCAGGCGGTCATCACCTACGACTTCGGCCGGCAGTGGGAAGCGGTGAAGGGCGTGCGGGATCAGTTGCGCGGGCGTACTACGCCGTCTGCCGCCGATTCCGAGTCGCGCCCGTCGGGGGCGCCCCTGGCCTGGGCGCTGGTCCTGGCGGCCTTGGCCTGGGGCGGGTGGCGTCTGTGGCGGCGCGGCACCAGCCGCGAGGAACGACTGCTGCGCAAATTTCTGCGCCGGACGGCGAAACGCCACGGTCTGGCGGCAATCCCCGACTCCGTCGGCCTGCACGAACTGGCCGAACGGCTCGACGATCCCCTGGCCCGGGAATTCGCCGAACTCTACGGCGGCGCGATTTATCGTGATCGGAAGCTGGAAGAGGGGGAGTACAGGAGACTGCGGGAAATTGTACGGGAGATGAGAAAGGACAGGCTGAAGACCGAAGACTGA
- the pcnB gene encoding polynucleotide adenylyltransferase PcnB, which produces MIDTPENPTAIPPVIVPRAEHGISRKNIDENTLKVLYRLSRQGYKAYLVGGGVRDLLLGRTPKDFDVGTDATPNQVKKLFRNCFLVGRRFRLAHVRFGAHEVIEVATFRRQAQADDLPEDPADHFFFSENVFGTPQEDAFRRDFTINALFYDIQTFSIIDYVGGLADLAARRLRVIGDPLVRFTEDPVRMLRALEFSARLGFSLDDSVRQGIYQRAPLIAEAAPARIREELMELFRHRVAGQVLRNAQGVGLLPHLLAGYEAEEVTFILLDRIDLRTAAGTPIEEHFALAALFLDRFLRACLPEGEATVTDAVRIAGLILTPHCNYFHISHGTRHQARELLIGFFRLARGLGKRGERRFLQHPMTPQSLEFFALWHTDDPNGTALAEDWRLALHRDGELLQRKSSESPRPKRRRPRRKSKGRPKTEG; this is translated from the coding sequence ATGATCGACACCCCGGAAAATCCAACGGCCATCCCGCCCGTCATCGTCCCCCGGGCCGAGCACGGCATCTCCCGCAAGAACATCGACGAAAACACCCTCAAGGTGCTCTATCGCCTGTCGCGCCAGGGCTACAAGGCCTATCTGGTCGGCGGCGGCGTGCGCGACCTGCTCCTCGGACGCACGCCCAAGGATTTCGACGTCGGCACCGACGCCACCCCCAATCAGGTCAAGAAGCTCTTCCGCAACTGTTTTCTGGTCGGCCGCCGCTTCCGTCTCGCCCACGTGCGTTTCGGCGCCCATGAGGTGATCGAGGTCGCCACCTTCCGCCGCCAGGCCCAGGCCGACGACCTGCCGGAAGATCCCGCCGATCACTTCTTCTTCAGCGAGAATGTCTTCGGCACCCCCCAGGAAGACGCCTTCCGCCGGGACTTCACCATCAACGCCCTGTTCTACGATATCCAGACCTTCTCCATCATCGACTACGTCGGCGGCCTGGCCGATCTCGCGGCACGCCGTCTGCGGGTGATCGGCGACCCCTTGGTGCGCTTCACCGAGGATCCGGTGCGCATGCTGCGCGCCCTGGAGTTCTCCGCCCGCCTCGGCTTTTCTCTCGACGACAGCGTGCGCCAGGGGATTTATCAGCGCGCCCCGCTCATCGCCGAGGCGGCCCCGGCCCGCATCCGCGAGGAACTGATGGAGCTCTTTCGCCACCGGGTCGCCGGACAGGTGCTGCGCAACGCCCAGGGGGTGGGGCTGCTCCCCCATCTGCTCGCCGGCTACGAGGCCGAGGAAGTGACCTTCATCCTGCTCGACCGCATCGACCTCCGCACCGCTGCCGGTACCCCCATCGAGGAGCACTTCGCCCTCGCCGCCCTCTTTCTCGACCGCTTTTTGCGCGCCTGCCTCCCCGAGGGGGAGGCCACCGTCACCGACGCGGTACGCATCGCCGGGCTGATTCTCACCCCCCACTGCAACTATTTCCACATCAGCCACGGCACCCGCCATCAGGCACGGGAACTGCTGATCGGCTTTTTCCGCCTCGCCCGCGGCCTCGGCAAGCGCGGCGAACGGCGCTTTCTCCAGCACCCCATGACCCCCCAGTCGCTGGAATTCTTCGCCCTGTGGCACACCGACGACCCGAACGGCACCGCCCTGGCCGAGGACTGGCGGCTCGCCCTGCACCGCGACGGCGAACTACTGCAACGCAAAAGCAGCGAAAGCCCCCGCCCCAAACGCCGCAGACCTAGGAGGAAAAGCAAGGGAAGACCGAAGACTGAAGGCTGA
- the miaA gene encoding tRNA (adenosine(37)-N6)-dimethylallyltransferase MiaA, producing MNDTPPNLLVILGPTASGKTRLGVDAARALNGEILSADSRQVYRGMDIGTGKDLAEYDEIPHHLIDIADPGDEFNVFEFQRRFFAAFAEIRERGKLPVLVGGTGLYLDAVLRGYRLVEVPENSELRRQLAPLTLEQLAIRLAALRPRLHNSTDTLDRERLLRAIEIAEGEEAASADLPPLPELRPLVCGVRWERKALHRRIDTRLKERLAQGMIEEVEGLHRSGVPYETLEFYGLEYRFVAQYLQGQLNRNDMSQKLASAIHQFAKRQETWFRRMERQGTEIHWLDGAGDPLPELLALWRRQTT from the coding sequence ATGAACGATACGCCACCCAACCTGCTGGTGATTCTCGGCCCGACCGCTTCGGGCAAAACCCGTCTCGGGGTCGACGCCGCCCGCGCTCTGAACGGGGAGATCCTTTCCGCCGACTCCCGTCAGGTCTATCGGGGGATGGACATCGGCACCGGCAAGGATCTGGCCGAGTACGACGAGATCCCCCATCACCTCATCGACATCGCCGATCCCGGCGACGAGTTCAACGTCTTCGAATTTCAGCGGCGCTTCTTCGCGGCTTTTGCCGAGATTCGCGAACGGGGCAAGCTGCCGGTGCTGGTCGGCGGCACCGGCCTCTATCTCGATGCCGTGCTGCGCGGCTACCGGCTGGTGGAAGTGCCGGAGAACTCTGAACTGCGTCGGCAGCTGGCGCCGCTGACTCTGGAGCAGCTCGCCATTCGCCTGGCGGCGCTGCGCCCCCGGTTGCACAACAGCACCGACACCCTCGACCGCGAGCGGCTGCTGCGCGCCATCGAAATCGCCGAAGGGGAAGAAGCCGCGAGCGCCGACTTGCCCCCGTTGCCGGAACTGCGGCCGCTGGTCTGCGGAGTGCGCTGGGAACGCAAGGCCCTGCACCGGCGCATCGATACCCGCCTTAAAGAACGCCTCGCCCAGGGGATGATCGAGGAGGTCGAAGGCCTGCACCGCTCCGGCGTGCCCTACGAGACCCTCGAATTTTATGGCCTCGAATACCGCTTCGTCGCCCAGTATCTGCAAGGGCAGCTCAACCGCAACGACATGAGCCAGAAACTGGCGAGCGCCATCCACCAGTTTGCCAAGCGCCAGGAAACCTGGTTCCGCCGCATGGAGCGCCAGGGGACGGAAATCCACTGGCTCGACGGCGCCGGCGACCCGCTGCCGGAACTCCTCGCCCTCTGGCGGCGGCAGACTACCTGA
- a CDS encoding nucleoside deaminase, which translates to MPISEIRLQLPYWVDDLIPDPQRLFPTVEERMELAIALARRNIASGGGPFGAAVFASESGRLIAPGVNLVMPGRCSSAHAEIVALSLAQQRLGLHQLGLEGGRFELVSSTEPCAMCLGAVPWSGIVRLVCGARDEDARAVGFDEGDKPADWPDLLRRRGIEVVRDVRRTQAAAVLRAYVEQGGELYNGGPGCGEGKNEK; encoded by the coding sequence ATGCCAATCTCCGAAATTCGCCTGCAGTTGCCGTATTGGGTGGACGACCTCATCCCCGATCCGCAGCGCCTTTTTCCTACCGTCGAAGAGCGCATGGAGCTCGCCATCGCCTTGGCCCGGCGCAACATTGCCAGTGGCGGCGGGCCCTTTGGCGCGGCGGTCTTCGCGAGCGAAAGCGGCCGCCTGATCGCCCCCGGCGTCAATCTCGTCATGCCCGGCCGTTGCTCCTCGGCCCACGCCGAAATCGTCGCCCTCTCCCTCGCCCAGCAGCGCCTCGGCCTGCATCAGTTGGGGCTGGAAGGCGGCCGGTTCGAACTGGTCAGTTCCACCGAACCCTGCGCCATGTGTCTCGGCGCCGTTCCCTGGTCGGGCATCGTCCGCCTGGTCTGCGGCGCCCGCGACGAAGACGCCCGTGCCGTCGGCTTCGACGAAGGGGATAAACCCGCCGACTGGCCGGATCTGCTCCGCCGCCGAGGGATCGAGGTCGTCCGCGACGTGCGCCGCACCCAGGCGGCGGCGGTGTTGCGCGCCTACGTCGAGCAGGGCGGGGAGCTCTACAACGGCGGGCCGGGGTGCGGGGAAGGAAAAAACGAAAAATAA
- a CDS encoding type I restriction-modification system subunit M codes for MAIKKSELYSSLWASCDELRGGMDAGQYKDYVLVLLFIKYVSDKYAGVPYAPITIPDGAGFKDMVALKGKPDIGDQINKKIVAPLANANKLSDMPDFNDAGKLGSGKEMVDRLTNLIAIFENKALDFSKNRADGDDILGDAYEYLMRHFATESGKSKGQFYTPAEVSRIMARIVGIKEAKTSADTTVYDPTCGSGSLLLKVADEAATPVTLYGQEKDGATSGLARMNMILHNNPTALIAQGNTLTDPKFKGGDTLKTFDYVVANPPFSDKRWSTGLDPLHDPYERFTHFGVPPDKQGDYAYLLHIVRSLKSTGKGACILPHGVLFRGNAEAEIRRNLVRKGFIKGIIGLPANLFYGTGIPACIVVIDKEDAHSRKGIFMLDAGGGFMKDGPKNRLRSQDIHRIVDTFNKQIEEPSYSKMVSLAEIEKNDYNLNLPRYIDSGQTEDLQDIAGHLQGGIPQADVDALKSYWDVCPQLEQTLFKLNRPGYLDLAVEKGAIKTAIYQHPEFAAFISGMNAHFDAWRKKSAANLKALQPGCHPKEVIHFLSEDLLAHYAGKPLINHYDVYQHLMDYWAETMQDDCYLIAADGWKAETYRLIETDKKGKEKDKGWTCDLVPKPLIVARYYAEEQAAIDRLAAELESVGAQLAELEEEHGGEEGAFAELDKVNKANVAARLKEIKGDKEARDEAAALNAWLKLANEEAEGKKRLKDAEAELDAKAYRHYRTLTEPEIKTLVVDDKWLATLDAAIHGEMDRVSQQLTQRVKELAERYETPLPRMTERVAELEARVNAHLERMGFAL; via the coding sequence TTGGCCATCAAGAAGTCCGAACTCTATTCCTCCCTTTGGGCCAGCTGCGACGAGCTGCGCGGCGGCATGGACGCCGGCCAGTACAAGGATTACGTCCTCGTCCTGCTGTTCATCAAATACGTCAGCGACAAGTACGCCGGTGTTCCCTATGCGCCGATCACCATTCCGGACGGCGCGGGCTTCAAGGATATGGTCGCCCTCAAGGGCAAGCCGGACATCGGCGACCAGATCAACAAAAAGATCGTCGCCCCGTTGGCCAACGCCAACAAGCTTTCCGACATGCCGGATTTCAACGATGCCGGCAAGCTCGGCAGCGGTAAGGAGATGGTCGACCGGCTCACCAATCTCATCGCCATCTTCGAGAACAAGGCCCTCGACTTTTCCAAGAACCGCGCCGATGGCGACGATATTCTGGGGGATGCCTATGAATATCTGATGCGCCACTTCGCCACCGAGAGCGGCAAGAGCAAGGGGCAGTTTTACACCCCGGCCGAGGTCAGCCGGATCATGGCGCGGATTGTCGGCATCAAGGAGGCCAAGACCAGCGCCGACACCACGGTCTATGACCCCACCTGCGGCTCCGGGTCGCTGCTGCTCAAGGTCGCCGATGAAGCGGCAACGCCCGTCACTCTCTACGGGCAGGAAAAGGACGGCGCCACCAGTGGTCTGGCGCGCATGAACATGATCCTGCACAACAACCCGACCGCCCTCATCGCGCAGGGGAATACCCTGACCGATCCCAAGTTCAAGGGGGGCGACACCCTCAAGACCTTCGATTACGTCGTCGCCAATCCGCCCTTTTCCGACAAGCGCTGGAGTACCGGCCTCGACCCCCTGCACGATCCTTACGAGCGCTTCACCCATTTCGGCGTGCCGCCGGACAAACAGGGGGATTACGCCTACCTGCTGCACATCGTCCGTTCCCTCAAAAGTACCGGCAAGGGCGCCTGCATTTTGCCCCACGGCGTGCTCTTTCGCGGCAACGCCGAAGCCGAAATCCGCCGCAATCTGGTGCGCAAGGGCTTCATCAAGGGGATCATCGGTCTGCCCGCCAACCTCTTCTACGGCACCGGCATCCCCGCCTGCATCGTCGTTATCGACAAGGAAGACGCCCACAGCCGCAAGGGGATTTTCATGCTCGACGCCGGCGGCGGTTTCATGAAGGACGGTCCCAAGAACCGCCTGCGCAGCCAGGATATTCACCGGATCGTCGATACCTTCAACAAACAGATCGAAGAGCCGAGCTATTCGAAAATGGTCTCCTTGGCCGAGATCGAAAAGAACGACTACAACCTCAACCTGCCGCGCTATATCGACAGCGGGCAGACCGAAGACCTGCAGGATATCGCCGGGCATCTGCAAGGGGGCATCCCCCAGGCCGATGTCGATGCCCTGAAGAGTTATTGGGATGTTTGTCCGCAACTCGAACAGACCCTGTTCAAGCTCAACCGCCCCGGCTATCTCGACCTCGCGGTGGAGAAAGGTGCCATCAAGACCGCCATCTACCAGCATCCCGAGTTCGCCGCCTTCATCTCCGGCATGAACGCCCACTTCGACGCCTGGCGTAAAAAGAGCGCCGCTAACCTCAAGGCGTTACAACCCGGCTGCCATCCCAAAGAGGTCATCCACTTTCTTTCCGAAGACCTGCTCGCCCATTACGCCGGCAAACCCCTCATCAACCACTACGACGTCTATCAGCATCTGATGGACTACTGGGCCGAGACGATGCAGGACGACTGCTACCTGATCGCCGCCGATGGCTGGAAGGCCGAGACCTATCGCCTCATTGAGACAGACAAGAAGGGGAAGGAGAAGGATAAAGGCTGGACCTGCGACCTCGTGCCCAAGCCCCTCATCGTCGCCCGGTACTACGCCGAGGAGCAGGCGGCCATTGACCGCCTGGCCGCCGAACTCGAAAGCGTCGGCGCCCAACTCGCCGAGCTGGAAGAGGAGCACGGCGGCGAGGAGGGGGCCTTTGCCGAGTTGGACAAGGTCAACAAGGCCAACGTCGCCGCCCGGCTCAAGGAGATCAAGGGGGATAAAGAAGCCAGGGACGAAGCCGCCGCGCTCAATGCCTGGCTGAAGCTGGCCAATGAAGAGGCCGAGGGGAAGAAGCGCCTCAAGGATGCCGAGGCGGAACTGGACGCCAAGGCCTACCGCCACTACCGCACACTCACCGAGCCCGAGATCAAGACCCTGGTGGTCGACGACAAATGGCTCGCCACCCTCGATGCCGCCATCCACGGCGAAATGGACCGCGTCAGTCAGCAGTTGACCCAGCGGGTGAAGGAGTTGGCTGAACGCTACGAGACGCCGCTGCCGCGAATGACCGAGCGCGTGGCCGAGTTGGAGGCGAGGGTGAACGCCCACCTGGAAAGGATGGGGTTTGCACTATGA
- a CDS encoding PDDEXK nuclease domain-containing protein — MNTPSTLLPADYADWLASLKQRIAGARQRIALVANEEQIRLYHDMGREILERQNSQGWGAKVVDQLAADLRAAFPEMKGFSSSNLKYMRFFAQHCPVRKFGQQTADQLPWFHIVTLLTKISEPDLREWYAREAVAHAWSRDTLEGQIKSRLHLRQGNALTNFEQRLAAPHAELAAQILKDPYHFDFLGLGDEAHERDIENALVRHITRFLLELGAGFAFVGRQFRLEVEGDEFFIDLLFYHTRLKCYIVVELKAVAFKPEHAGQLNFYLAAVDAQVKAPDDKPTIGLLLCKTKKRLVAEYALSGMDKPMGVAEYQLVRALPEPLDTCLPTIEELEENLSRELDAEEEA; from the coding sequence ATGAACACTCCAAGCACCCTCCTGCCGGCGGATTACGCGGACTGGCTGGCCAGTCTCAAACAGCGCATTGCCGGCGCCCGGCAACGGATAGCTCTCGTAGCCAATGAAGAGCAAATCCGGCTGTATCATGATATGGGCCGGGAAATTCTGGAGCGGCAAAATAGTCAGGGATGGGGCGCCAAGGTTGTGGATCAGCTTGCCGCCGACCTTCGCGCGGCTTTTCCCGAGATGAAGGGGTTTTCCTCGTCCAACCTGAAATACATGCGCTTTTTCGCCCAGCACTGCCCGGTTCGGAAATTTGGTCAGCAGACTGCTGACCAATTGCCGTGGTTTCATATCGTCACGTTGCTGACGAAAATTTCCGAGCCCGATTTGCGCGAGTGGTATGCGCGGGAAGCCGTGGCCCATGCCTGGTCCCGCGATACATTGGAAGGACAGATTAAAAGTCGGCTCCATCTGCGCCAAGGCAACGCCCTGACCAATTTCGAACAACGGCTTGCCGCGCCTCATGCCGAATTGGCGGCGCAGATTCTGAAAGACCCGTATCACTTCGACTTTCTGGGGCTCGGCGACGAGGCGCACGAGCGGGATATCGAAAATGCCCTGGTCCGTCACATTACCCGTTTCCTCCTCGAATTGGGGGCGGGTTTTGCCTTTGTCGGCCGCCAGTTCCGTCTGGAAGTCGAGGGGGATGAATTTTTTATCGACCTGCTTTTTTATCACACCCGCCTCAAGTGCTACATCGTGGTGGAACTCAAGGCCGTAGCCTTCAAACCCGAACACGCCGGGCAGCTTAATTTTTATCTCGCCGCTGTCGACGCCCAGGTGAAAGCCCCGGACGACAAACCGACCATCGGCCTGTTGCTCTGCAAAACCAAGAAACGTCTGGTGGCCGAATATGCGTTGTCCGGTATGGACAAGCCCATGGGTGTTGCCGAATATCAACTTGTGCGCGCCCTGCCCGAACCACTCGATACCTGCTTGCCGACCATTGAAGAATTGGAGGAGAACTTGTCCAGGGAACTGGACGCCGAGGAGGAGGCATGA
- a CDS encoding transposase, whose amino-acid sequence MSARMMQGDCPKGYKQTEVGVTGRAESVRMVDVGATGVGATGRSPLRKFNPEIHHRRSIRLKGYDYSQDGAYFITICVHNRETLFGEIVDSEMRMNDFGRIVEAEWIKSAEMRAEIELGEFVVMPNHFHGIVHIVGDGRGDRRRGDRPVAPTPATAIVPGPRPKSIGALLAGFKSAVTLRINIVRQTPRHPVWQRNYYEHIIRDEADYVRIAEYVATNPRRWKEDALNPENADVGATDVRMVDVGATGVGATGRSPLRKIGQPGGGDE is encoded by the coding sequence ATGAGCGCGAGGATGATGCAGGGCGACTGCCCCAAGGGTTACAAGCAGACCGAGGTGGGGGTGACCGGGAGGGCGGAGAGTGTGCGGATGGTCGATGTAGGCGCGACCGGTGTAGGGGCGACCGGCCGGTCGCCCCTACGGAAATTCAATCCCGAAATCCACCACCGTCGTTCAATTCGTTTGAAGGGATACGATTATTCCCAGGACGGCGCGTATTTCATCACGATATGCGTTCACAACCGGGAAACCCTGTTTGGTGAAATTGTCGATAGTGAGATGCGGATGAATGATTTTGGTCGGATTGTTGAGGCGGAATGGATCAAATCGGCGGAAATGCGGGCGGAGATCGAATTGGGTGAATTTGTCGTGATGCCGAATCATTTTCACGGAATCGTCCATATCGTCGGCGATGGTCGGGGCGACCGGCGTAGGGGCGACCGGCCGGTCGCCCCTACGCCGGCCACCGCCATCGTTCCGGGTCCACGTCCCAAATCCATCGGTGCATTGTTGGCGGGCTTCAAATCCGCCGTCACCCTCCGCATCAACATTGTGCGGCAAACTCCCCGTCACCCCGTCTGGCAACGCAATTATTACGAACATATTATCCGCGACGAGGCCGATTATGTCCGGATTGCCGAATATGTCGCCACCAATCCGCGACGGTGGAAAGAGGATGCGTTGAATCCGGAGAATGCCGATGTGGGGGCGACGGATGTCCGGATGGTCGATGTTGGGGCGACCGGTGTAGGGGCGACCGGCCGGTCGCCCCTACGGAAAATCGGACAACCGGGAGGCGGCGATGAATAA
- a CDS encoding restriction endonuclease subunit S, whose amino-acid sequence MNNVPLGYKQTEVGVIPEDWDARLLGKVITLQRGYDLPCRLRKPGTVPIVTSSGIGETHSEPRVAGPGVVTGRYGTIGDVFYVCENFWPLNTTLYVRNFQGNDPRYVSYLLRTIDFHSHSGKSGVPGVNRNDLHEIVVLLPPTKAEQEAIAEALSDADALIESLEQLIAKKRQVKQGTMQELLTGKRRLPGFSGEWEVKRLGEVIEKFVGGGTPRRANPKYWGNEIPWVTVKDFATFSPRLSQEMITRVGLQNSASNLIPMGTLITSTRMALGKAVVYEVDVAINQDLKALFPIPELATQYLNFWFQYHGKDIDELGSGSTVKGVSLTDLKKIEFKLPPLPEQTAIAAILSDMDAEIAELEAKLAKARQVKQGMMQELLTGRIRLV is encoded by the coding sequence ATGAATAACGTGCCGCTGGGTTACAAGCAGACTGAGGTGGGGGTGATTCCGGAGGATTGGGATGCGAGATTGCTTGGGAAAGTCATTACCCTTCAGCGTGGTTATGATCTGCCTTGTCGACTCCGTAAACCTGGCACCGTGCCAATTGTAACGTCATCGGGCATTGGCGAAACCCACTCCGAGCCAAGGGTTGCTGGGCCAGGCGTAGTAACAGGACGCTACGGCACTATTGGTGATGTCTTCTATGTCTGCGAAAATTTTTGGCCACTGAACACAACACTATATGTCAGAAATTTTCAAGGTAACGATCCGCGTTATGTCTCGTATTTGCTCAGAACAATCGATTTTCATTCACATAGTGGAAAGAGCGGCGTTCCTGGCGTAAATCGTAATGATCTCCACGAGATAGTCGTCCTTCTCCCTCCCACCAAAGCCGAACAAGAAGCCATCGCCGAGGCGCTTTCCGACGCCGACGCCCTCATCGAATCGCTGGAGCAACTCATCGCCAAGAAGCGCCAGGTCAAGCAAGGCACCATGCAGGAACTGCTCACCGGCAAAAGGCGGTTGCCGGGGTTCAGTGGGGAGTGGGAGGTGAAGCGGTTGGGGGAGGTTATCGAAAAATTCGTGGGCGGCGGCACACCCAGACGTGCAAACCCCAAGTATTGGGGCAATGAAATTCCGTGGGTGACAGTGAAGGACTTCGCAACATTTAGCCCTCGTTTATCACAGGAAATGATTACCAGGGTAGGTTTGCAAAACAGCGCATCGAATCTGATACCGATGGGAACGCTCATTACCTCTACCCGAATGGCCCTTGGCAAAGCCGTTGTCTACGAGGTTGATGTTGCCATTAACCAAGATCTCAAGGCTCTCTTCCCTATACCAGAATTGGCGACGCAATACCTCAATTTCTGGTTTCAGTATCACGGGAAGGACATTGATGAGCTCGGTAGCGGTAGCACTGTGAAGGGCGTTTCTCTGACTGATCTTAAGAAAATCGAATTTAAATTACCACCACTCCCCGAACAAACCGCCATCGCCGCCATCCTCTCCGACATGGACGCCGAGATCGCCGAACTTGAGGCGAAGCTGGCCAAGGCCCGGCAGGTCAAGCAGGGGATGATGCAGGAATTGCTGACGGGGAGGATTAGGTTGGTATGA